One region of Drosophila kikkawai strain 14028-0561.14 chromosome 2R, DkikHiC1v2, whole genome shotgun sequence genomic DNA includes:
- the Pde8 gene encoding high affinity cAMP-specific and IBMX-insensitive 3',5'-cyclic phosphodiesterase 8 isoform X7 has product MIISSQPNLAGSATSTTPSPSTNPNSNPSSHTNPSAAAAHMGDESVPSNCNCNVGVDLVGIGARQSPVPALEAAGRDSLMRPASDESELNVGTGTSGTSSSGGGNSHRHRKSSLALALTPEDEPMDVYQRNLMDLKYPTVLPPNPQLKALLVFHKADSICEAVTAACQRHQLDVTLVKSKEEALDTLQKSYATAQCYHLIIIDARSAKNLDAEHIARTIRHTHGHHLTTIIAVCKKSFFEKDDVLIALLDAGVNRCVAETTNLAMCSVELKQILHSIIRPHNVMSTQQALYTALHRLKEVVLITDDVLRIQYANRATERLLNMRLDEIISKPLADIFVSDLSTISEQGKSIKEFDGILTVRRKSQEGIPMHVRVVPVACIGSAPTHLIFNFDVPGGQMDFIATLPQPKEAPRGSLHSVRRCSFDVRSIASDGLRRTSLAKLTSLPLEAPITKIINLLSQVQENCSADEARLIDKVLEFLKREGLYSPQMKEIRTDDPIATDLIGALLTVGPSVYSSRRSSNDSIIRTGSSTRTATIVPAKMKANPIIMELLEESLSWDFDIFKLEEITDYHPLLYLGMEMFRRFDVFATLNIDENVCKAWLAVMEAHYRKSNTYHNSTHAADVMQATGAFITQLTNKDMLVMDRMDEATALIAAAAHDVDHPGRSSAFLCNSNDALAVLYNDLTVLENHHAAITFKLTLGDDKINIFKNLDKETYKSARSTIIDMILATEMTRHFEHLAKFVSVFGGEEPREQHSQTEEETSILMRRMLIKVADVSNPARPMQFCIEWARRIAEEYFMQTDEEKQRHLPIVMPMFDRATCSIPKSQIGFIEYIIQDMMHAWESFIDMPQLITYMQINYSQWKKYDEQGVNTLADIMAKQPPVGKMANSK; this is encoded by the exons ATGATAATATCCAGCCAGCCGAATTTGGCTGGATCGGCAACGAGCACGACGCCGTCGCCGTCCACTAATCCCAATTCCAATCCCAGTTCCCATACCAATCCCAGTGCTGCCGCTGCCCACATGGGCGACGAAAGTGTTCCaagcaattgcaattgcaatgtGGGCGTGGACCTGGTTGGCATTGGGGCCAGACAATCCCCAGTTCCCGCCCTGGAAGCTGCTGGCAGAGATTCATTAATGCGTCCGGCCTCCGATGAGTCCGAGCTAAATGTGG gcaCAGGCACCTCGGGCACCAGTTCATCCGGCGGCGGCaacagccaccgccaccgcaAGTCATCGCTCGCCCTCGCTTTAACCCCGGAAGATGAGCCAATGGACGTGTACCAG CGAAATCTCATGGACCTGAAGTATCCAACCGTGCTACCACCGAATCCTCAACTTAAG gccCTGCTGGTCTTCCACAAGGCGGACAGCATTTGCGAGGCGGTCACCGCAGCCTGCCAGCGGCATCAGCTGGACGTAACGCTGGTCAAGTCAAAGGAGGAGGCTTTGGACACCCTGCAAAAGTCGTATGCCACCGCCCAGTGTTACCATCTAATCATAATTGATGCTCGCTCCGCCAAGAATCTTGATGCAGAGCACATTGCGAG AACCATACGTCACACACACGGCCACCATTTAACGACAATAATTGCAGTCTGCAAGAAGAG TTTCTTCGAAAAGGATGATGTGCTAATTGCTCTATTGGACGCTGGCGTTAATAGA TGCGTAGCGGAGACGACCAACCTGGCCATGTGCAGTGTGGAACTGAAGCAGATACTGCACTCCATCATCCGGCCGCACAATGTCATGTCCACTCAACAG GCACTCTACACGGCGCTGCACCGGCTAAAGGAGGTGGTGCTCATCACGGACGACGTGCTGCGCATTCAGTACGCGAACAGGGCCACCGAGAGGCTCCTCAACATGCGGCTG GACGAAATCATTAGCAAGCCGCTGGCGGACATATTCGTGTCGGACCTGTCCACCATCAGTGAGCAGGGCAAGAGCATCAAGGAGTTCGATGGCATACTGACGGTGCGCCGCAAGAGCCAGGAGGGCATACCCATGCATGTACGCGTGGTGCCGGTGGCCTGCATAGGCAG CGCACCCACGCACCTGATTTTCAACTTTGATGTGCCCGGCGGTCAGATGGATTTCATAGCTACGCTGCCACAGCCGAAGGAGGCTCCAAGGGGCTCACTTCATTCGGTGCGTCGCTGCAGCTTCGATGTCCggtcgattgcctcggatggACTGCGAAGGACCAGCCTGGCCAAGCTCACATCGTTGCCGCTGGAGGCGCCCATCACTAAA ATAATCAATTTACTATCACAAGTACAGGAGAATTGTTCGGCCGATGAGGCGCGTCTCATCGACAAGGTCCTGGAGTTCCTGAAGCGCGAGGGCCTCTACAGTCCGCAGATGAAGGAGATACGAACGGACGATCCCATAGCCACCGATCTGATCGGTGCCCTGCTGACGGTA GGACCCAGCGTTTACTCATCGCGTCGCAGCTCGAATGACTCCATCATACGCACTGGCAGCTCCACCAGGACAGCCACTATTGTGCCAGCCAAGATGAAG GCCAATCCCATCATCATGGAACTACTTGAAGAATCTCTCAGCTGGGACTttgatattttcaaattagAGGAGATCACCGACTACCATCCTTTGCTTTATCTGGGCATGGAGATGTTCCGTCGCTTCGATGTCTTTGCCACTTTGAATATCGATGAGAATGTGTGCAAAGCCTGGCTGGCGGTGATGGAGGCCCACTACCGCAAGAGCAACACATATCACAACAGCACACATGCCGCAGATGTGATGCAG GCCACTGGTGCCTTCATCACCCAGCTGACCAACAAGGATATGTTGGTGATGGATCGCATGGATGAGGCCACAGCTCTTATAGCAGCCGCTGCCCATGATGTCGATCATCCGGGACGCTCTTCGGCTTTCCTGTGCAACTCCAACGATGCTTTGGCTGTCCTGTACAATGATCTAACGGTGCTGGAGAACCATCATGCGGCCATAACCTTCAAGCTTACTTTGG GCGACGacaaaatcaacattttcaaGAACCTGGACAAGGAGACCTACAAATCAGCTCGCAGCACCATCATCGACATGATTCTGGCCACCGAGATGACCCGGCATTTTGAGCATCTGGCCAAGTTTGTGAGCGTTTTTGGAGGCGAAGAACCTCGTGAG CAACACTCGCAGACGGAGGAGGAGACATCCATACTCATGCGCCGCATGCTGATCAAGGTGGCCGATGTGAGCAATCCCGCTCGTCCTATGCAGTTTTGCATTGAGTGGGCTCGTCGCATAGCCGAGGAGTACTTCATGCAGACGGACGAGGAGAAGCAGCGACATTTGCCCATCGTGATGCCCATGTTTGACCGGGCCACCTGCAGCATACCAAAGAGCCAGATTGGCTTCATCGAATACATCATACAGGACATGATGCATGCCTGGGAGA GCTTCATTGACATGCCCCAGCTGATCACCTACATGCAGATCAACTACTCGCAGTGGAAAAAGTACGACGAGCAGGGCGTCAACACCCTGGCAGACATTATGGCCAAGCAGCCGCCGGTGGGCAAGATGGCCAACTCCAAATAG
- the Pde8 gene encoding high affinity cAMP-specific and IBMX-insensitive 3',5'-cyclic phosphodiesterase 8 isoform X1: MRNCLPKFSHVFRRKSKSSALGQENPTEPDSDSEPYVAAVAPPAAATMAISQPRRDSPNERPMPDDDSASSRLISSPHLDSKTNLDLDSPAAGGQGSCPEMKLETISATAPPVAISLPFGGRNSSKTPEEMELEYEASVAAEGRDIMTPLRRNTRPLSLAFGSGRSTGVGAGGVAGTGVMQPEIVEVIRSLDVPALLLNSLSLEADPREPGAELECDSSEETVVLRRKVNCLERKTRSLYERRLPKVPKLHLQVAAKKTSEEEEFRTFQRNLMDLKYPTVLPPNPQLKALLVFHKADSICEAVTAACQRHQLDVTLVKSKEEALDTLQKSYATAQCYHLIIIDARSAKNLDAEHIARTIRHTHGHHLTTIIAVCKKSFFEKDDVLIALLDAGVNRCVAETTNLAMCSVELKQILHSIIRPHNVMSTQQALYTALHRLKEVVLITDDVLRIQYANRATERLLNMRLDEIISKPLADIFVSDLSTISEQGKSIKEFDGILTVRRKSQEGIPMHVRVVPVACIGSAPTHLIFNFDVPGGQMDFIATLPQPKEAPRGSLHSVRRCSFDVRSIASDGLRRTSLAKLTSLPLEAPITKIINLLSQVQENCSADEARLIDKVLEFLKREGLYSPQMKEIRTDDPIATDLIGALLTVGPSVYSSRRSSNDSIIRTGSSTRTATIVPAKMKANPIIMELLEESLSWDFDIFKLEEITDYHPLLYLGMEMFRRFDVFATLNIDENVCKAWLAVMEAHYRKSNTYHNSTHAADVMQATGAFITQLTNKDMLVMDRMDEATALIAAAAHDVDHPGRSSAFLCNSNDALAVLYNDLTVLENHHAAITFKLTLGDDKINIFKNLDKETYKSARSTIIDMILATEMTRHFEHLAKFVSVFGGEEPREQHSQTEEETSILMRRMLIKVADVSNPARPMQFCIEWARRIAEEYFMQTDEEKQRHLPIVMPMFDRATCSIPKSQIGFIEYIIQDMMHAWESFIDMPQLITYMQINYSQWKKYDEQGVNTLADIMAKQPPVGKMANSK; this comes from the exons ATGCGCAATTGCTTGCCAAAATTCAGCCATGTCTTTCGTCGCAAATCCAAATCCTCCGCCCTTGGTCAAGAGAATCCCACCGAGCCTGACTCCGATTCGGAGCCGTATGTCGCAGCTGTTGCGCCGCCGGCGGCGGCTACTATGGCCATATCCCAACCGCGTCGCGATAGCCCTAATGAAAGACCAATGCCAGATGACGATAGCGCTAGCAGCCGGCTGATAAGCTCTCCTCATTTGGATTCCAAAACgaatttggatttggattcgCCAGCAGCTGGCGGCCAAGGTTCCTGCCCGGAAATGAAACTGGAAACGATTTCGGCAACAGCTCCTCCAGTGGCCATTTCCCTGCCATTTGGTGGGCGGAACTCGAGTAAAACGCCCGAGGAAATGGAGCTGGAATACGAGGCGAGTGTGGCCGCCGAAGGCCGTGACATAATGACCCCCCTGCGTCGCAACACAAGGCCGCTGAGCCTGGCCTTCGGCAGTGGACGCAGCACAGGagtaggagcaggaggagtagCTGGAACTGGAGTGATGCAGCCGGAAATAGTCGAGGTCATACGCAGCTTGGATGTCCCGGCCCTGTTGCTGAACAGCCTCAGCTTGGAGGCAGACCCAAGGGAGCCCGGCGCGGAGCTGGAGTGCGACAGCAGCGAGGAGACGGTGGTCCTTCGTCGCAAGGTCAACTGCCTGGAGCGTAAGACGCGCAGCCTGTACGAGCGACGACTGCCCAAGGTGCCGAAGCTACACCTTCAGGTGGCCGCCAAGAAGaccagcgaggaggaggagttcaGGACTTTTCAG CGAAATCTCATGGACCTGAAGTATCCAACCGTGCTACCACCGAATCCTCAACTTAAG gccCTGCTGGTCTTCCACAAGGCGGACAGCATTTGCGAGGCGGTCACCGCAGCCTGCCAGCGGCATCAGCTGGACGTAACGCTGGTCAAGTCAAAGGAGGAGGCTTTGGACACCCTGCAAAAGTCGTATGCCACCGCCCAGTGTTACCATCTAATCATAATTGATGCTCGCTCCGCCAAGAATCTTGATGCAGAGCACATTGCGAG AACCATACGTCACACACACGGCCACCATTTAACGACAATAATTGCAGTCTGCAAGAAGAG TTTCTTCGAAAAGGATGATGTGCTAATTGCTCTATTGGACGCTGGCGTTAATAGA TGCGTAGCGGAGACGACCAACCTGGCCATGTGCAGTGTGGAACTGAAGCAGATACTGCACTCCATCATCCGGCCGCACAATGTCATGTCCACTCAACAG GCACTCTACACGGCGCTGCACCGGCTAAAGGAGGTGGTGCTCATCACGGACGACGTGCTGCGCATTCAGTACGCGAACAGGGCCACCGAGAGGCTCCTCAACATGCGGCTG GACGAAATCATTAGCAAGCCGCTGGCGGACATATTCGTGTCGGACCTGTCCACCATCAGTGAGCAGGGCAAGAGCATCAAGGAGTTCGATGGCATACTGACGGTGCGCCGCAAGAGCCAGGAGGGCATACCCATGCATGTACGCGTGGTGCCGGTGGCCTGCATAGGCAG CGCACCCACGCACCTGATTTTCAACTTTGATGTGCCCGGCGGTCAGATGGATTTCATAGCTACGCTGCCACAGCCGAAGGAGGCTCCAAGGGGCTCACTTCATTCGGTGCGTCGCTGCAGCTTCGATGTCCggtcgattgcctcggatggACTGCGAAGGACCAGCCTGGCCAAGCTCACATCGTTGCCGCTGGAGGCGCCCATCACTAAA ATAATCAATTTACTATCACAAGTACAGGAGAATTGTTCGGCCGATGAGGCGCGTCTCATCGACAAGGTCCTGGAGTTCCTGAAGCGCGAGGGCCTCTACAGTCCGCAGATGAAGGAGATACGAACGGACGATCCCATAGCCACCGATCTGATCGGTGCCCTGCTGACGGTA GGACCCAGCGTTTACTCATCGCGTCGCAGCTCGAATGACTCCATCATACGCACTGGCAGCTCCACCAGGACAGCCACTATTGTGCCAGCCAAGATGAAG GCCAATCCCATCATCATGGAACTACTTGAAGAATCTCTCAGCTGGGACTttgatattttcaaattagAGGAGATCACCGACTACCATCCTTTGCTTTATCTGGGCATGGAGATGTTCCGTCGCTTCGATGTCTTTGCCACTTTGAATATCGATGAGAATGTGTGCAAAGCCTGGCTGGCGGTGATGGAGGCCCACTACCGCAAGAGCAACACATATCACAACAGCACACATGCCGCAGATGTGATGCAG GCCACTGGTGCCTTCATCACCCAGCTGACCAACAAGGATATGTTGGTGATGGATCGCATGGATGAGGCCACAGCTCTTATAGCAGCCGCTGCCCATGATGTCGATCATCCGGGACGCTCTTCGGCTTTCCTGTGCAACTCCAACGATGCTTTGGCTGTCCTGTACAATGATCTAACGGTGCTGGAGAACCATCATGCGGCCATAACCTTCAAGCTTACTTTGG GCGACGacaaaatcaacattttcaaGAACCTGGACAAGGAGACCTACAAATCAGCTCGCAGCACCATCATCGACATGATTCTGGCCACCGAGATGACCCGGCATTTTGAGCATCTGGCCAAGTTTGTGAGCGTTTTTGGAGGCGAAGAACCTCGTGAG CAACACTCGCAGACGGAGGAGGAGACATCCATACTCATGCGCCGCATGCTGATCAAGGTGGCCGATGTGAGCAATCCCGCTCGTCCTATGCAGTTTTGCATTGAGTGGGCTCGTCGCATAGCCGAGGAGTACTTCATGCAGACGGACGAGGAGAAGCAGCGACATTTGCCCATCGTGATGCCCATGTTTGACCGGGCCACCTGCAGCATACCAAAGAGCCAGATTGGCTTCATCGAATACATCATACAGGACATGATGCATGCCTGGGAGA GCTTCATTGACATGCCCCAGCTGATCACCTACATGCAGATCAACTACTCGCAGTGGAAAAAGTACGACGAGCAGGGCGTCAACACCCTGGCAGACATTATGGCCAAGCAGCCGCCGGTGGGCAAGATGGCCAACTCCAAATAG
- the Pde8 gene encoding high affinity cAMP-specific and IBMX-insensitive 3',5'-cyclic phosphodiesterase 8 isoform X4, with protein sequence MGCSPSTLPAPNAAGGGGVGGAPGGQGSLPLDATEKDGSRLFCIKLRRSRLRRCSCGGVTLQVPNDGNGSTAGSGTGDNLCGQVLLNPLQTKSEADYEKLSTGKKDSIVTVAALGNFTHSVVRRATGSTGTSGTSSSGGGNSHRHRKSSLALALTPEDEPMDVYQRNLMDLKYPTVLPPNPQLKALLVFHKADSICEAVTAACQRHQLDVTLVKSKEEALDTLQKSYATAQCYHLIIIDARSAKNLDAEHIARTIRHTHGHHLTTIIAVCKKSFFEKDDVLIALLDAGVNRCVAETTNLAMCSVELKQILHSIIRPHNVMSTQQALYTALHRLKEVVLITDDVLRIQYANRATERLLNMRLDEIISKPLADIFVSDLSTISEQGKSIKEFDGILTVRRKSQEGIPMHVRVVPVACIGSAPTHLIFNFDVPGGQMDFIATLPQPKEAPRGSLHSVRRCSFDVRSIASDGLRRTSLAKLTSLPLEAPITKIINLLSQVQENCSADEARLIDKVLEFLKREGLYSPQMKEIRTDDPIATDLIGALLTVGPSVYSSRRSSNDSIIRTGSSTRTATIVPAKMKANPIIMELLEESLSWDFDIFKLEEITDYHPLLYLGMEMFRRFDVFATLNIDENVCKAWLAVMEAHYRKSNTYHNSTHAADVMQATGAFITQLTNKDMLVMDRMDEATALIAAAAHDVDHPGRSSAFLCNSNDALAVLYNDLTVLENHHAAITFKLTLGDDKINIFKNLDKETYKSARSTIIDMILATEMTRHFEHLAKFVSVFGGEEPREQHSQTEEETSILMRRMLIKVADVSNPARPMQFCIEWARRIAEEYFMQTDEEKQRHLPIVMPMFDRATCSIPKSQIGFIEYIIQDMMHAWESFIDMPQLITYMQINYSQWKKYDEQGVNTLADIMAKQPPVGKMANSK encoded by the exons ATGGGCTGCTCGCCAAGCACACTGCCCGCCCCGAATGCCGCGggcggaggaggagtaggaggagcCCCCGGTGGCCAGGGATCCCTTCCATTGGATGCCACTGAAAAGGATGGCAGTCGTTTGTTTTGCATCAAGCTTCGACGCAGTCGCCTGCGTCGCTGCAGCTGCGGCGGAGTGACCTTGCAGGTGCCCAACGATGGCAATGGCAGCACTGCAGGCAGCGGCACCGGCGACAACCTGTGCGGCCAGGTGCTCCTGAATCCACTGCAGACCAAGAGCGAGGCCGACTATGAGAAG CTGAGCACTGGCAAAAAGGACTCGATTGTGACGGTGGCTGCCCTGGGCAACTTCACACACAGCGTGGTGCGACGGGCCACTGGGA gcaCAGGCACCTCGGGCACCAGTTCATCCGGCGGCGGCaacagccaccgccaccgcaAGTCATCGCTCGCCCTCGCTTTAACCCCGGAAGATGAGCCAATGGACGTGTACCAG CGAAATCTCATGGACCTGAAGTATCCAACCGTGCTACCACCGAATCCTCAACTTAAG gccCTGCTGGTCTTCCACAAGGCGGACAGCATTTGCGAGGCGGTCACCGCAGCCTGCCAGCGGCATCAGCTGGACGTAACGCTGGTCAAGTCAAAGGAGGAGGCTTTGGACACCCTGCAAAAGTCGTATGCCACCGCCCAGTGTTACCATCTAATCATAATTGATGCTCGCTCCGCCAAGAATCTTGATGCAGAGCACATTGCGAG AACCATACGTCACACACACGGCCACCATTTAACGACAATAATTGCAGTCTGCAAGAAGAG TTTCTTCGAAAAGGATGATGTGCTAATTGCTCTATTGGACGCTGGCGTTAATAGA TGCGTAGCGGAGACGACCAACCTGGCCATGTGCAGTGTGGAACTGAAGCAGATACTGCACTCCATCATCCGGCCGCACAATGTCATGTCCACTCAACAG GCACTCTACACGGCGCTGCACCGGCTAAAGGAGGTGGTGCTCATCACGGACGACGTGCTGCGCATTCAGTACGCGAACAGGGCCACCGAGAGGCTCCTCAACATGCGGCTG GACGAAATCATTAGCAAGCCGCTGGCGGACATATTCGTGTCGGACCTGTCCACCATCAGTGAGCAGGGCAAGAGCATCAAGGAGTTCGATGGCATACTGACGGTGCGCCGCAAGAGCCAGGAGGGCATACCCATGCATGTACGCGTGGTGCCGGTGGCCTGCATAGGCAG CGCACCCACGCACCTGATTTTCAACTTTGATGTGCCCGGCGGTCAGATGGATTTCATAGCTACGCTGCCACAGCCGAAGGAGGCTCCAAGGGGCTCACTTCATTCGGTGCGTCGCTGCAGCTTCGATGTCCggtcgattgcctcggatggACTGCGAAGGACCAGCCTGGCCAAGCTCACATCGTTGCCGCTGGAGGCGCCCATCACTAAA ATAATCAATTTACTATCACAAGTACAGGAGAATTGTTCGGCCGATGAGGCGCGTCTCATCGACAAGGTCCTGGAGTTCCTGAAGCGCGAGGGCCTCTACAGTCCGCAGATGAAGGAGATACGAACGGACGATCCCATAGCCACCGATCTGATCGGTGCCCTGCTGACGGTA GGACCCAGCGTTTACTCATCGCGTCGCAGCTCGAATGACTCCATCATACGCACTGGCAGCTCCACCAGGACAGCCACTATTGTGCCAGCCAAGATGAAG GCCAATCCCATCATCATGGAACTACTTGAAGAATCTCTCAGCTGGGACTttgatattttcaaattagAGGAGATCACCGACTACCATCCTTTGCTTTATCTGGGCATGGAGATGTTCCGTCGCTTCGATGTCTTTGCCACTTTGAATATCGATGAGAATGTGTGCAAAGCCTGGCTGGCGGTGATGGAGGCCCACTACCGCAAGAGCAACACATATCACAACAGCACACATGCCGCAGATGTGATGCAG GCCACTGGTGCCTTCATCACCCAGCTGACCAACAAGGATATGTTGGTGATGGATCGCATGGATGAGGCCACAGCTCTTATAGCAGCCGCTGCCCATGATGTCGATCATCCGGGACGCTCTTCGGCTTTCCTGTGCAACTCCAACGATGCTTTGGCTGTCCTGTACAATGATCTAACGGTGCTGGAGAACCATCATGCGGCCATAACCTTCAAGCTTACTTTGG GCGACGacaaaatcaacattttcaaGAACCTGGACAAGGAGACCTACAAATCAGCTCGCAGCACCATCATCGACATGATTCTGGCCACCGAGATGACCCGGCATTTTGAGCATCTGGCCAAGTTTGTGAGCGTTTTTGGAGGCGAAGAACCTCGTGAG CAACACTCGCAGACGGAGGAGGAGACATCCATACTCATGCGCCGCATGCTGATCAAGGTGGCCGATGTGAGCAATCCCGCTCGTCCTATGCAGTTTTGCATTGAGTGGGCTCGTCGCATAGCCGAGGAGTACTTCATGCAGACGGACGAGGAGAAGCAGCGACATTTGCCCATCGTGATGCCCATGTTTGACCGGGCCACCTGCAGCATACCAAAGAGCCAGATTGGCTTCATCGAATACATCATACAGGACATGATGCATGCCTGGGAGA GCTTCATTGACATGCCCCAGCTGATCACCTACATGCAGATCAACTACTCGCAGTGGAAAAAGTACGACGAGCAGGGCGTCAACACCCTGGCAGACATTATGGCCAAGCAGCCGCCGGTGGGCAAGATGGCCAACTCCAAATAG